From the Leptolyngbya sp. O-77 genome, one window contains:
- a CDS encoding methyl-accepting chemotaxis protein, translating into MGSSTGYAQEYQQAERAYMQGKYDDAAAVIDRLVEDYPDDPNVRLLRGHIYCYGLQQYDIAREQYQSVLSLTNDPEYVDYANSGLETIQQYSDAGATVAPDAGFDDIDGDFVSTTDSQTYFEEGGDLGDLDNAFSFDGLDFNGAEDPFASPEGIPSPFDNPFAGDEADGDFGLNDPFAASDDPLAGLANPADAGLGQPSPYSYDDSGRLIENFAAAGFDDPAAEPDLSFDSGLEDQAYEAFPSPPAGGGFSMSAESTGEETLFMMSDEFEALSSEEDGEATFGHRQQQEDESYAAPNYGASDYGASNYGASDYGTPGYAPPSYETNGYPMPSHGNGSGGFSADLDDHTFVDGGSSYALDDLDSLDDFSTSEDPHSGNRAVGGVDFLDEFDEFDDLGSLPDFDVSDHSAGFTSPSVGGESFLVSGRSGMVSSESGFDLTDGGADQSVIREDEIFSISGVSGALPTFTQGDGRNVEVEVAEQQGWLAPLANAPLDSKKWLIGLATGITSAIAVATIGFLASNFLVPEEDRPTIIPASQKMGLVMAVAAGLVGGGTATALSAASNRQIKRSVTDLQSQFNAVSQGNLNARATVYSEDELGQLSSGFNQMARVILTTTSEAQRKAEEQEQAKEDLQRQVIRLLDDVEGAARGDLTVQAEVTADVLGAVADSFNLTIQNLREIVQQVKQAARQVTKGSTENEIFARSLSQDALRQAEELAVTLNSVQMMTDSIQRVAESAREAEEVARSASTTALKGGEAVERTVSGILEIRETVAETTRKVKRLAESSQEISKIVALISSIASRTNLLALNASIEAARAGEAGRGFAIVADEVRQLADRAAKASKEIEQIVLQIQSETGSVMTAMEEGTQQVIEGTRLAEQAKRSLEDIIQVSNRIDVLVRSITTDTIEQTETSRAVAQVMQSVELTAQETSQEAQRVSGSLQNLVGVARDLLNSVERFRVEK; encoded by the coding sequence ATGGGATCAAGCACTGGATACGCACAGGAATATCAGCAGGCTGAAAGAGCCTATATGCAAGGAAAATACGACGATGCAGCAGCGGTGATCGATCGCCTTGTAGAAGACTATCCCGATGACCCCAATGTGCGGCTGTTGCGCGGACATATCTACTGCTACGGCCTCCAGCAATACGACATTGCGCGTGAACAGTATCAGTCAGTGCTGTCGCTGACCAATGACCCAGAGTATGTGGATTATGCCAACAGTGGGTTAGAAACGATTCAGCAGTATAGTGATGCTGGTGCGACGGTTGCCCCAGATGCCGGATTTGACGACATTGACGGTGATTTTGTTAGCACAACTGACTCCCAAACTTACTTTGAAGAGGGTGGCGATCTAGGCGACTTGGATAATGCTTTTAGCTTTGATGGGCTGGACTTTAATGGTGCCGAAGACCCATTTGCTAGCCCTGAGGGAATTCCGTCGCCCTTCGACAATCCATTCGCTGGCGACGAAGCAGACGGCGACTTTGGGCTGAATGACCCCTTTGCGGCATCCGACGATCCTCTGGCTGGGCTGGCGAATCCGGCCGATGCTGGGTTGGGCCAGCCATCGCCCTATAGTTATGACGACTCCGGTCGGTTGATCGAGAACTTTGCGGCGGCTGGATTTGATGATCCGGCGGCGGAGCCAGATTTGTCCTTTGATTCAGGGCTGGAGGATCAAGCGTATGAAGCTTTTCCGTCACCTCCTGCTGGCGGTGGTTTTTCGATGTCGGCTGAGTCTACAGGGGAAGAGACTCTGTTCATGATGTCTGATGAATTTGAAGCTCTGTCGTCTGAAGAGGACGGTGAGGCTACGTTTGGACACAGACAGCAGCAAGAGGATGAATCCTACGCTGCCCCCAATTACGGTGCATCGGACTATGGCGCATCGAACTATGGCGCATCGGACTATGGCACGCCAGGTTATGCTCCTCCTTCCTATGAGACGAATGGCTACCCAATGCCCAGCCATGGCAACGGCAGCGGCGGTTTTTCCGCCGATTTGGATGACCATACTTTTGTGGATGGCGGCAGTAGCTATGCGCTGGACGACCTGGATAGCCTAGACGATTTCTCAACTAGTGAAGACCCCCACAGTGGCAATAGAGCCGTGGGAGGGGTTGATTTTCTGGATGAGTTTGATGAGTTTGATGATTTGGGCAGCCTGCCCGACTTCGATGTGTCTGACCATTCGGCTGGCTTTACAAGTCCTTCGGTCGGCGGCGAAAGCTTTTTGGTCTCTGGGCGGTCGGGCATGGTGTCTAGCGAGAGTGGGTTTGACCTGACTGATGGAGGAGCTGATCAGTCGGTGATTCGAGAAGACGAGATCTTCAGTATTTCTGGAGTGTCTGGCGCGCTGCCGACCTTTACCCAGGGCGATGGGCGGAATGTCGAAGTTGAAGTCGCGGAGCAGCAAGGGTGGCTGGCTCCCTTGGCGAATGCGCCCCTCGACAGCAAGAAGTGGTTGATTGGTTTGGCCACGGGCATTACTTCGGCGATCGCCGTGGCAACGATCGGCTTCCTGGCATCCAACTTCCTAGTGCCCGAAGAAGACCGACCGACCATCATTCCAGCAAGCCAAAAGATGGGGCTGGTGATGGCGGTGGCGGCGGGTCTGGTTGGTGGCGGTACGGCAACGGCTCTAAGCGCTGCGTCGAATCGTCAGATTAAGCGCTCGGTGACCGATTTGCAGTCGCAGTTTAATGCAGTGTCGCAAGGCAATCTGAATGCTCGTGCAACGGTGTATTCCGAAGATGAACTGGGTCAGCTCTCGTCTGGGTTTAATCAGATGGCGCGGGTGATTTTGACGACCACTAGCGAAGCCCAGCGCAAAGCGGAGGAGCAGGAGCAAGCGAAGGAAGACCTGCAACGTCAGGTGATTCGCCTGCTGGATGATGTGGAAGGCGCGGCACGGGGCGACCTGACGGTTCAGGCAGAGGTGACCGCAGACGTGCTGGGTGCAGTCGCCGACTCGTTTAACCTGACCATTCAAAACCTGCGAGAAATCGTGCAGCAGGTGAAGCAGGCGGCGCGGCAGGTGACCAAGGGGTCTACTGAAAATGAGATTTTTGCGCGATCGCTCTCACAAGACGCTTTGCGACAGGCAGAGGAACTGGCCGTCACGCTGAACTCTGTGCAGATGATGACCGACTCGATTCAGCGGGTGGCGGAGAGCGCCCGCGAAGCCGAAGAGGTGGCGCGTTCTGCATCGACCACCGCGCTCAAGGGTGGCGAAGCAGTGGAGCGCACCGTGTCTGGCATTCTGGAAATCCGCGAAACGGTGGCAGAAACCACCCGCAAAGTAAAACGACTTGCGGAGTCGTCCCAGGAAATCTCCAAGATTGTGGCTCTGATTTCCTCCATCGCTTCTCGCACTAACCTGCTGGCGCTAAACGCCAGTATTGAGGCGGCGCGGGCAGGCGAAGCGGGACGAGGCTTTGCAATCGTGGCAGACGAGGTGCGCCAGCTTGCCGACCGGGCTGCCAAAGCATCGAAGGAAATTGAGCAAATCGTGCTGCAAATTCAAAGCGAGACTGGCTCGGTGATGACCGCGATGGAAGAAGGTACGCAGCAGGTGATCGAGGGCACCCGGCTGGCAGAACAGGCAAAGCGATCGCTCGAAGACATCATTCAGGTGTCGAACCGCATCGACGTGCTGGTGCGCTCCATTACCACCGACACCATCGAGCAAACCGAAACCTCCCGCGCCGTGGCTCAGGTGATGCAATCGGTGGAATTGACCGCCCAGGAAACCTCTCAAGAAGCACAGCGCGTGTCGGGTTCGCTGCAAAACTTGGTGGGCGTTGCCCGCGACCTGCTGAACTCGGTGGAACGGTTCCGCGTTGAAAAGTAG
- a CDS encoding response regulator — MLSEQQQRILGYFIEEAKDHLNTIEQGLLNLQATIEDSEMVSEVFRAAHSVKGGAAMLGLDSIQNTSHRLEDYFKVLKECPVQVDQTLETLLLGVFDALRELLDHLQGPFGLTDDKSAEVMAGVEPIFGQINEHLSRLVAQSGGTPPEDVELAVPAAKATPAPAPQPAIAEESALLLMFQSDVPARLREMLQLFKQADSDATRQQLQSLCRTLSGYGDPFDLPAWAELLSLAERAIAHPDNEFRTLAPVIIKDIKQAQERVLASRAADITPSKALLQLQPSGDDLLLEPVADWLSVPSTTDGGVDDAGFGLPDAEVLDTPNTPLDFDPLNFDAAFGAAADEQAVSGDRTHDFERSFDTADFDLPDTSASDAPGPFASTDDSALGLDVLDGPSGLEELDFAAADDPTGDDQNGPEVGIAELNSLADLFENEAPDLGIVWQEEILSEIEVELPEPLEPDPTSDFSDLLFGQDTAGELSDLELELEGGLESYGTGDDSGSFESAADDSDDDLSAILNAAANSAAQLDDSSEVLFGAQPEPQLPAPDLFAMPDPSAMAEEASLDDLLDGDLFAEESSASSFSGFDDLDTGLLDGLNEGPDNRFLDLPGTSDPDQQLDALDDFFADLGSDLEPEALTSMGEEAVAEVDSSILFEPSAAEMGENAPEDGSLDQPPAAEDLLAMDGSGASNLDMGLELEENPQEDATAQPTSWLDALDSEDGLAALTPAPAMWDVEADQDVTADLWDSEPSAQSIWDSLDDLEEEAPETSPAINPTADPDLLGVEDLGGFDLSDADVDRLEEPTASADLDATEDVAGPEDEFALLDLGLDEALGTEALDGDELFSGVDAEAAGSLDALLEESQLEKTQLEALQELQTSAELAAELAIEESIDDAASASAEEPPVEELSVEEPLISSKPLEAIAPNPEAAAAVADFGDLDLLLGNADETVPPDFGLDLSEASLFENASDPNSDFADLEDLLADSSPVNGDGVGDEADAFADLDALLEEEMATTDSKTPISGFGVEEADDFADLEALLDRDVTSVPPTAPPIPSEAEADEFEDLERLLENADQTLSDIPTMRAARNAAAARRPATRRSAPTLTDQTMRVSVKNLDNLNNLVGELVVNRNSLEQAEERLRQFLDNLLYQVQQLSDVGQRMRDLYERSLLESSLLSGRKTSAFTAPGSAPSSSQSNHATGVSFDALEMDRFTGFHTLSQEMIELIVRVRESASDIDFVVDETDQITRNFRQITTQLQEGLTRTRMVPFAQTADRLPRAVRDISLRCGKQAELVLEGRETLIDKMILEQLYDPMTHLVNNAITHGIESPQERAAMGKAPTGRITVRTFHQGNQTVISVSDDGAGIDPELVKQKAIARGLITPAEAKNMSRLDVYDLLFHHGFSTRDKADDLAGRGVGMDVVRTSLNEIRGVINIDSSVGRGTTFTIRLPLTLSISKALCCISNRARIAFPMDGVQDMLDVPRDRIQINSEGQSCIPWREQLLPFQPLSNLLKYNRSLGRGSVYGGNQEDDIVSVVVLRSNAGSYLALQVDQVLGEQEIVIKQLEGPVPKPLGIAGATVLGDGRIMPIADVLELIDLSMGRIRREAGSSLWEVSEEPPADAADAKQEPTVLIVDDSITVRELLSMTFAKIGYRVEQARDGQEAWEKLRSGLPCDLVFCDIEMPRMDGLELLSRMQKDVHLAHIPIAMLTSRGADRHRQMAIQLGAKGYFTKPYLEEMLLDAAQRMLKGEVLVAASGDSN; from the coding sequence ATGCTGTCGGAACAACAACAGCGCATCCTGGGCTACTTCATTGAAGAAGCAAAAGACCATTTGAACACCATCGAGCAGGGGTTGCTGAATCTGCAAGCCACTATCGAAGACTCGGAGATGGTCAGCGAAGTGTTTCGTGCGGCGCACTCGGTCAAGGGCGGCGCGGCAATGTTGGGGCTAGACAGCATTCAAAACACGTCCCACCGCCTGGAAGACTACTTCAAGGTGCTGAAAGAGTGCCCAGTGCAGGTTGATCAAACCCTGGAAACGCTTCTGCTGGGCGTGTTTGACGCGCTGCGAGAACTGTTGGATCACCTCCAGGGTCCCTTTGGGTTGACCGATGACAAATCTGCCGAGGTGATGGCTGGGGTGGAGCCAATCTTTGGGCAGATTAACGAGCATCTGTCCCGGTTGGTGGCCCAATCGGGTGGCACACCGCCGGAGGATGTGGAGCTAGCGGTTCCTGCTGCCAAGGCAACTCCTGCCCCTGCGCCACAGCCTGCGATCGCCGAGGAAAGTGCCCTCCTGCTGATGTTCCAGAGCGACGTGCCCGCTCGTCTGCGAGAAATGCTGCAACTCTTCAAGCAGGCAGACAGCGATGCTACTCGTCAACAACTTCAGTCCCTCTGTCGGACGCTGAGCGGCTACGGCGATCCGTTTGACTTGCCTGCCTGGGCAGAGCTGCTCTCTCTGGCAGAAAGGGCGATCGCCCACCCCGATAACGAGTTTCGCACCCTCGCGCCCGTCATCATCAAAGACATCAAGCAGGCGCAAGAGCGGGTGCTAGCGAGTCGCGCCGCCGACATCACGCCCAGCAAAGCCCTACTCCAACTTCAGCCCAGCGGCGATGACCTGCTGCTGGAACCTGTAGCCGACTGGCTATCCGTTCCGTCCACAACCGACGGCGGCGTAGACGATGCTGGGTTTGGTTTGCCCGATGCCGAAGTGCTGGATACACCCAATACACCCCTAGACTTCGATCCGCTAAACTTTGATGCGGCCTTTGGGGCAGCCGCAGATGAGCAGGCAGTATCGGGCGATCGCACTCACGATTTTGAACGGTCATTTGACACTGCCGATTTTGACTTACCGGATACATCCGCTTCGGATGCACCAGGCCCCTTTGCCTCAACAGATGACAGCGCCCTGGGCCTGGATGTGTTGGATGGGCCCAGCGGCTTAGAAGAACTAGATTTTGCCGCAGCCGATGATCCTACAGGAGACGATCAAAACGGGCCAGAAGTCGGCATTGCAGAACTCAACAGCCTGGCCGACCTGTTTGAAAACGAAGCGCCCGACCTGGGAATCGTTTGGCAAGAAGAAATTCTGTCCGAAATCGAAGTGGAGCTACCAGAACCACTGGAGCCTGACCCGACCAGCGACTTCTCAGACTTGCTATTTGGGCAAGACACCGCTGGCGAGCTGAGCGATTTAGAGCTAGAGCTAGAGGGAGGTCTGGAATCCTACGGCACTGGCGACGATTCCGGCAGTTTTGAAAGCGCAGCGGACGATTCAGACGACGACCTCTCTGCAATTCTGAATGCTGCGGCAAACAGCGCGGCTCAGTTGGATGACTCCTCAGAAGTTCTGTTTGGAGCGCAGCCAGAACCGCAGTTGCCTGCCCCCGATCTGTTCGCCATGCCCGATCCGTCTGCAATGGCTGAGGAGGCATCTCTGGATGACCTGCTGGATGGTGACCTATTTGCCGAAGAATCCTCGGCTTCAAGTTTTTCTGGATTCGACGACCTAGATACTGGGCTGCTGGATGGACTCAATGAGGGGCCAGACAATCGCTTTTTGGATTTGCCTGGAACCTCCGACCCTGACCAGCAGCTTGATGCATTAGACGACTTCTTTGCAGACTTGGGCAGTGATTTAGAGCCGGAAGCACTGACCAGCATGGGCGAGGAAGCTGTGGCTGAGGTGGATTCGTCAATCCTGTTTGAGCCGTCCGCAGCGGAGATGGGTGAGAATGCTCCTGAGGATGGCTCTCTTGACCAGCCCCCTGCTGCCGAAGATCTTTTGGCGATGGACGGTTCTGGAGCGAGCAACCTTGACATGGGCCTCGAACTAGAAGAAAACCCCCAAGAAGATGCGACTGCTCAGCCAACGTCCTGGCTAGATGCACTGGATTCTGAAGATGGGCTGGCAGCGCTGACTCCGGCTCCAGCGATGTGGGATGTGGAGGCCGATCAGGATGTTACGGCTGATTTGTGGGATTCTGAGCCGTCGGCCCAATCGATCTGGGACAGCCTGGATGATCTAGAAGAAGAAGCACCTGAAACCTCTCCAGCAATCAACCCAACTGCTGACCCAGACTTGCTGGGAGTCGAAGATTTGGGGGGCTTTGACCTGAGCGATGCGGACGTAGACCGCCTAGAAGAGCCTACTGCTAGCGCTGATCTCGATGCGACAGAAGACGTTGCTGGGCCAGAAGATGAGTTTGCCCTGCTCGATCTGGGGCTAGACGAAGCTCTGGGTACGGAGGCTTTGGATGGAGACGAATTGTTTTCGGGGGTAGATGCCGAAGCCGCTGGCAGTCTGGATGCCTTGCTGGAAGAGTCGCAACTAGAGAAGACGCAGTTAGAAGCTCTGCAAGAGCTACAGACAAGCGCAGAACTTGCAGCAGAACTTGCAATTGAAGAGTCGATCGACGACGCAGCCAGCGCTTCCGCTGAGGAGCCTCCAGTAGAGGAACTTTCAGTAGAGGAACCCCTGATCTCCAGCAAGCCCTTGGAGGCGATCGCCCCCAATCCCGAAGCTGCTGCGGCCGTAGCCGACTTTGGCGACCTGGATTTGCTGTTGGGCAATGCCGACGAAACCGTCCCGCCAGATTTTGGGCTTGACCTCAGCGAAGCCAGCCTGTTTGAAAACGCATCAGACCCCAACAGCGATTTTGCTGACTTGGAAGACCTGCTGGCAGATTCCAGTCCGGTCAATGGGGACGGCGTTGGGGATGAAGCAGATGCCTTTGCAGATTTGGATGCGCTGTTAGAAGAAGAAATGGCAACAACTGATTCTAAAACGCCTATTTCAGGGTTTGGCGTGGAAGAGGCGGACGACTTTGCGGATTTGGAAGCGCTACTCGACAGAGATGTAACTTCTGTTCCGCCTACTGCTCCTCCAATTCCCAGCGAGGCCGAAGCAGATGAGTTTGAGGACTTGGAACGGCTGCTAGAAAACGCCGACCAAACCCTGTCTGACATTCCCACCATGCGGGCGGCTCGAAATGCTGCTGCGGCCCGCCGCCCTGCAACCCGCCGTAGCGCCCCCACCCTGACCGACCAGACCATGCGGGTATCGGTCAAAAACCTGGACAACCTCAACAACTTGGTGGGCGAACTGGTCGTCAACCGCAACAGTCTGGAACAAGCTGAGGAACGGCTGCGGCAGTTCCTCGACAACCTGCTCTATCAAGTGCAGCAGTTGAGCGATGTGGGTCAGCGGATGCGCGACCTGTACGAGCGATCGCTCCTGGAAAGCTCTCTGCTCTCTGGACGCAAGACCTCTGCCTTTACGGCTCCTGGCAGCGCCCCCAGCAGCAGCCAGAGCAACCACGCAACGGGCGTGAGCTTCGACGCGCTGGAGATGGATCGGTTCACGGGCTTCCACACTCTCTCACAGGAGATGATCGAGCTAATCGTGCGGGTGCGAGAATCGGCCTCAGACATTGACTTTGTGGTGGACGAGACAGATCAGATCACCCGCAACTTCCGTCAGATCACTACACAGCTTCAGGAAGGGCTGACCCGCACCCGAATGGTGCCCTTTGCCCAAACCGCCGATCGCCTCCCCCGTGCGGTTCGCGACATCTCTCTGCGCTGTGGCAAGCAGGCAGAACTGGTGCTGGAGGGACGCGAAACCCTGATCGACAAGATGATCCTGGAGCAGCTTTATGACCCGATGACCCATCTGGTCAACAACGCCATTACCCACGGCATCGAGTCGCCCCAAGAACGGGCCGCGATGGGCAAAGCACCGACCGGGCGAATTACGGTTCGCACCTTCCACCAGGGCAACCAGACGGTGATTTCGGTCAGCGACGATGGAGCCGGAATTGACCCGGAACTGGTGAAACAGAAGGCGATCGCCCGTGGGCTGATTACCCCCGCCGAAGCCAAAAATATGTCTCGGTTGGATGTTTATGACCTGCTGTTCCACCACGGCTTCAGCACCCGCGACAAGGCCGACGACCTGGCAGGACGTGGTGTGGGCATGGACGTGGTTCGCACCAGCCTCAACGAAATTCGGGGCGTGATCAACATCGACTCCTCCGTCGGGCGCGGCACGACCTTCACCATCCGCCTGCCGTTGACGCTGAGTATCTCCAAAGCGCTGTGCTGCATCAGCAACCGCGCTCGCATCGCCTTCCCAATGGACGGGGTGCAAGATATGTTGGATGTCCCGCGCGATCGCATCCAGATCAATAGCGAAGGTCAATCCTGTATCCCGTGGCGTGAACAACTGCTACCCTTCCAGCCGCTGTCGAACCTGCTGAAATACAATCGCAGCCTGGGTCGCGGCAGCGTCTATGGCGGCAACCAGGAAGACGATATTGTGTCGGTGGTGGTGCTGCGGAGCAACGCGGGCAGCTATCTGGCACTGCAAGTCGATCAGGTTTTGGGCGAACAAGAAATTGTAATCAAACAACTCGAAGGACCTGTGCCCAAACCGTTGGGCATTGCTGGGGCGACGGTGCTGGGCGACGGACGCATCATGCCCATTGCCGACGTGCTGGAACTCATCGACCTGTCGATGGGTCGCATCCGTCGCGAGGCCGGTAGCTCCCTGTGGGAAGTCAGCGAAGAGCCACCCGCCGATGCAGCCGATGCAAAGCAGGAACCCACGGTGCTGATTGTGGACGACTCCATTACCGTCCGCGAACTGCTGTCGATGACCTTTGCCAAGATTGGCTATCGGGTGGAGCAGGCTCGCGACGGACAGGAAGCCTGGGAAAAACTCCGGTCTGGCTTGCCCTGCGATTTGGTGTTCTGCGACATTGAAATGCCCCGCATGGACGGGCTAGAACTGCTATCTCGAATGCAGAAAGACGTGCACCTGGCCCACATTCCTATTGCCATGCTGACCTCTCGCGGAGCCGACCGCCACCGCCAAATGGCTATCCAGCTTGGAGCCAAGGGTTACTTTACCAAGCCCTATTTGGAGGAAATGCTGCTCGATGCGGCGCAGCGGATGCTCAAGGGCGAGGTGCTGGTGGCAGCTAGCGGAGATAGTAACTAA
- a CDS encoding glycosyltransferase family 2 protein produces the protein MVQKLNEFEALPQISIVIPMYDEEPNIDHLFERLFAVMSNIKADFEIICVNDGSSDRTLALLLKYHNLHPEIKVVDLSRNFGKEIALTAGIDYAVGQAVIPLDADLQDPPELIAELISRWQEGYDVVYAVRRSRQGESWLKRFTSKVFYKCIRQVSSTSIPADTGDFRLLDRCVVEALKQLPERTRFMKGLFAWVGYRQTHIYFDRPERYGGQTSWNYWHLWNLAIEGIASFSTAPLKIWIYVGSVIAALAFLYATFLILRTLIFGIDIAGYASLMVVILFLGGIQLLTLGVLGEYLGRVYEEVKGRPLYLVREQYGFPTSSARREQKSAIDPPIQSERF, from the coding sequence ATGGTTCAGAAATTGAACGAATTTGAGGCACTCCCCCAAATTTCTATTGTCATCCCAATGTATGATGAAGAGCCGAATATTGATCATTTATTTGAACGGCTTTTTGCCGTCATGTCTAATATCAAAGCCGATTTTGAGATCATCTGTGTCAATGATGGATCGAGCGATCGCACTTTGGCTCTTTTGCTTAAGTACCATAATTTACATCCAGAAATTAAAGTTGTTGATCTATCTCGCAACTTTGGCAAGGAAATTGCCCTGACTGCGGGAATTGATTATGCAGTTGGTCAGGCAGTCATTCCACTAGATGCTGATTTACAAGATCCGCCAGAACTCATTGCCGAACTTATTTCCAGGTGGCAAGAAGGTTACGATGTAGTCTATGCAGTCCGGCGATCGCGGCAGGGGGAAAGCTGGTTAAAACGGTTCACCTCAAAAGTATTTTATAAGTGTATTAGGCAGGTCAGCTCTACTTCCATTCCAGCAGATACAGGAGACTTTCGATTATTAGATCGCTGCGTTGTTGAAGCGTTAAAACAACTTCCAGAGCGAACCAGGTTTATGAAAGGACTATTTGCCTGGGTTGGCTATCGGCAGACTCATATTTACTTCGATCGCCCTGAACGCTATGGAGGGCAGACAAGCTGGAATTATTGGCATCTCTGGAACCTGGCAATAGAAGGCATTGCCTCTTTCAGCACTGCCCCTCTTAAAATTTGGATCTATGTCGGATCGGTAATTGCAGCCCTGGCATTTCTATACGCCACATTTTTGATTTTAAGAACGCTCATCTTTGGAATTGATATTGCTGGCTATGCGTCTTTAATGGTCGTGATTCTATTTTTGGGGGGTATCCAACTGCTTACCTTGGGCGTGCTTGGAGAGTACCTGGGTCGAGTCTATGAAGAAGTCAAGGGTAGACCGCTTTACCTTGTTCGTGAGCAGTATGGGTTCCCGACTTCCAGCGCTAGGCGGGAGCAAAAATCAGCGATTGATCCTCCTATTCAGAGTGAGAGATTTTAA
- a CDS encoding ferric reductase-like transmembrane domain-containing protein: protein MKTLLMGSPVAIAIFWISIYLGLTLVPLLVLLLYPPMADEARGFWVEFSVALGFVGLAMMALQFALTARINRVEASYGIDIILQFHRYISIVAVLFILLHPAILFINQPETLALLNFPEAPWRARFAVMGTLALVMLVVTSIWRKRLKLPYEVWRTLHGLLAVLALGLGLAHAIGVGYYLSLFWKTVLWGAIALAALWLLVYVRVVKPWMMLKKPYLVESVEPQRGDSWTLVLRPHGHSGFTFQPGQFAWITLDVSPFHMREHPFSMSSDSNQPDRIGFTIKALGDFTREIKQVPPGTRAYLDGPYGVFTSDRYPDTAGFVFIAGGIGITPFMSILTTHAERGDDRPHLLIYAGDRWDDLTFREELEALRDKLDLQIVFVLRHPHEGWTGESGYVDEALLERYIPQYRGSRQYFICASPRMMDAVEAGLHHLQVPPTHIHMEHFNLV, encoded by the coding sequence ATGAAAACCCTATTGATGGGCAGTCCAGTTGCGATCGCCATTTTTTGGATCTCCATCTATCTGGGACTGACGCTCGTTCCGCTGCTGGTGCTGCTGCTCTATCCGCCGATGGCTGATGAGGCGCGGGGCTTTTGGGTCGAATTTTCGGTGGCGCTGGGATTCGTAGGACTGGCGATGATGGCGCTGCAATTTGCGCTGACGGCGCGGATCAACCGGGTCGAAGCGTCTTACGGCATCGACATTATTTTGCAGTTTCATCGCTATATCTCGATTGTGGCGGTGCTGTTTATCCTGCTGCATCCGGCGATTTTGTTCATCAACCAACCCGAAACCCTGGCGCTGCTGAATTTTCCCGAAGCGCCGTGGCGGGCGCGGTTTGCCGTAATGGGCACGCTGGCGCTGGTAATGCTGGTCGTCACGTCGATCTGGCGCAAGCGGCTGAAACTTCCCTACGAAGTGTGGCGCACGCTGCACGGACTGCTGGCAGTGCTGGCGCTGGGGCTGGGGCTGGCTCACGCGATTGGCGTTGGCTATTACCTGTCGCTGTTTTGGAAGACGGTGTTGTGGGGGGCGATCGCCCTGGCAGCCCTCTGGCTGCTGGTCTACGTGCGCGTGGTCAAGCCGTGGATGATGCTGAAAAAGCCGTATCTGGTGGAATCTGTCGAGCCACAGCGGGGCGATAGCTGGACACTGGTGCTGCGGCCCCACGGACATAGCGGCTTCACTTTCCAGCCGGGACAGTTCGCCTGGATCACGCTGGATGTGTCGCCCTTCCACATGCGCGAACACCCCTTCTCGATGTCTTCTGACAGCAACCAGCCCGACCGCATCGGGTTCACCATTAAGGCACTGGGCGACTTTACCCGCGAGATTAAGCAAGTACCGCCGGGAACGCGGGCTTATCTGGACGGGCCTTATGGCGTGTTTACGAGCGATCGCTATCCAGACACCGCCGGGTTTGTTTTCATCGCCGGGGGCATTGGCATCACGCCGTTTATGAGCATTTTGACCACCCACGCCGAACGCGGCGACGATCGCCCCCATCTGCTGATCTACGCGGGCGATCGCTGGGACGACCTCACCTTCCGCGAGGAGTTGGAAGCCCTGAGGGACAAGCTGGATTTGCAAATCGTCTTCGTTCTCCGCCATCCCCACGAGGGCTGGACCGGGGAATCGGGCTATGTTGATGAAGCGCTGCTAGAACGCTACATTCCCCAATATCGCGGCAGCCGTCAATACTTTATCTGCGCCAGTCCCCGCATGATGGATGCCGTCGAAGCCGGACTCCACCATCTCCAGGTGCCGCCCACGCACATCCACATGGAACACTTCAACCTGGTGTAA